In Myxococcus stipitatus, the following are encoded in one genomic region:
- a CDS encoding ABC transporter permease, with amino-acid sequence MLSFFQDLRHGARSLRRSPGFTLATVLALAFGIGANTLLFSVVSALLLRPLPLPRAERVLSVWGRDIRGDDEQFGLSRLDSEDLRQRVKSFESFAAFDVSGVTLIAPHHDPERVEGALVSEDFFRLAGVKPLLGRVLSDEEYLLNGPKALVISHALWKQRFGSDPRVLERMVELEGQPYQVVGVMPEGFDFPREGASETVALWAPLAAQSFIRSNWDSRGTHLFTAMALLAPGATVEQADAEARAVMASLAQAHPESNSHSSVSVALLQDRLSQGSRRPALLLLGAVSLLLLIACVNVAQLLLARAMARQQEFAVRAALGAGRGALARQLLAEGSLLAIAGGVLGLLLGSWGTDALSMLLPESVRQVQAVRVDGRALLYTAGLVLAVTLLCGLAPLGTAARASLGGLLQSTRGTSASRSALRWRAVLVSTQVAFALVLLVGAGLLVRSAQRLAAVDLGYRAENVTLLRFNLPGARYTSEKMADFYQRLLEQVRARPGVESAANVTPGVATGGGISLSLELPDKPLPPSEQRGTSFRSISDGAFATLGMTLKQGRDFTPQDTRGSPQVVVVNESFARRFFPGEDVLGKRVIIGYGDDIEREVVGVVGDMRGRGLDKAAEPELYAPLNQTPWPGTTVVVRSHLPMESVAAMVKAELLQLDSQLSMHKPTTLEQNLENSVADRNFQRVLLLAFAVSAVALASLGIYGLMAYSVAQRRRELGIRLALGAMPADVVRLVMSQALRMCAVGLGVGLALSLALSQMLEGMLYGVSAMDPVTFLSVPLLLLAVVALASWLPARRASQVAPGVAMSTD; translated from the coding sequence ATGCTCTCCTTCTTCCAGGACCTGCGCCACGGCGCCCGCTCTCTCCGCCGAAGCCCCGGCTTCACACTGGCGACGGTGCTGGCCTTGGCCTTCGGCATTGGCGCGAACACGCTGCTCTTCAGCGTGGTGAGCGCGCTGCTGCTCCGTCCACTCCCCCTGCCCAGGGCGGAGCGGGTCCTCTCCGTGTGGGGCAGGGACATCCGAGGGGACGACGAGCAGTTCGGCCTGTCCCGCCTGGACTCGGAGGACCTGCGGCAGCGGGTGAAGTCGTTCGAGTCCTTCGCGGCCTTCGACGTCTCCGGCGTCACGCTCATCGCCCCCCATCACGACCCGGAGCGCGTGGAAGGGGCGCTGGTGTCGGAGGACTTCTTCCGCCTGGCGGGCGTCAAGCCCCTGCTCGGCCGTGTCCTCTCCGACGAGGAGTACCTGCTCAACGGCCCCAAGGCCCTGGTCATCTCCCATGCGCTGTGGAAGCAGCGCTTCGGCTCGGACCCTCGGGTGCTGGAGCGCATGGTGGAGCTGGAGGGCCAGCCCTACCAGGTGGTGGGGGTGATGCCGGAGGGCTTCGACTTCCCCCGCGAGGGCGCCTCCGAGACGGTGGCGCTCTGGGCGCCGCTGGCTGCGCAGTCCTTCATTCGCTCCAACTGGGACAGCCGCGGCACGCATCTGTTCACGGCGATGGCGTTGCTCGCGCCTGGGGCCACCGTCGAGCAGGCGGACGCGGAGGCGCGCGCGGTGATGGCGTCGCTGGCCCAGGCCCACCCTGAAAGCAACTCCCACTCGAGCGTCTCCGTGGCGCTCCTCCAGGACCGGCTGTCGCAGGGCTCGCGCCGGCCCGCGCTGTTGCTCCTGGGGGCCGTGTCGCTGCTGCTGCTCATCGCCTGCGTCAACGTGGCGCAGCTGCTGCTGGCGCGAGCCATGGCGCGGCAGCAGGAGTTCGCGGTGCGCGCGGCGCTGGGCGCGGGCCGGGGCGCGCTGGCGCGGCAACTGTTGGCGGAGGGTTCGCTGCTGGCCATCGCGGGAGGTGTCCTGGGCCTGCTCCTGGGCTCCTGGGGCACGGATGCGCTGAGCATGCTGTTGCCGGAGTCGGTGCGGCAGGTGCAAGCGGTGCGCGTGGACGGGCGCGCCCTGCTCTACACGGCGGGCCTCGTTCTCGCGGTGACGCTGTTGTGCGGACTTGCGCCCCTGGGCACGGCCGCGCGCGCGAGCCTGGGCGGGTTGCTTCAGAGCACCCGAGGGACCAGCGCCAGCAGGTCCGCGCTGCGCTGGCGCGCGGTGCTGGTGTCCACGCAGGTGGCCTTCGCGCTGGTGTTGTTGGTGGGCGCGGGATTGCTGGTGCGCAGCGCGCAGCGGCTGGCGGCGGTGGACCTGGGTTACCGCGCGGAGAATGTGACGCTCTTGCGCTTCAATCTCCCAGGGGCGCGCTACACGAGCGAGAAGATGGCGGACTTCTATCAGCGCCTGCTCGAGCAGGTGCGCGCGCGGCCAGGCGTGGAGTCCGCGGCGAACGTGACGCCGGGCGTGGCGACCGGGGGGGGCATCAGCCTGTCGCTGGAGCTTCCCGACAAGCCCCTGCCTCCGTCCGAGCAGCGCGGCACCAGCTTCCGGTCGATCAGCGACGGCGCGTTCGCGACGCTGGGAATGACGCTGAAGCAGGGGCGCGACTTCACGCCCCAGGACACGCGGGGCTCGCCGCAGGTGGTGGTGGTGAACGAGTCCTTCGCGCGGCGGTTCTTCCCGGGAGAGGACGTTCTCGGCAAGCGCGTCATCATCGGCTACGGCGATGACATCGAGCGCGAGGTGGTGGGAGTGGTGGGAGACATGCGCGGGCGGGGCCTGGACAAGGCGGCGGAGCCGGAGCTCTACGCGCCGCTGAACCAGACGCCGTGGCCCGGCACGACGGTGGTGGTGCGCAGCCACCTGCCCATGGAGAGTGTCGCCGCGATGGTGAAGGCGGAGCTGCTCCAGCTCGACTCCCAGCTGTCGATGCACAAGCCCACGACGCTGGAGCAGAACCTGGAGAACTCGGTGGCGGACCGGAACTTCCAGCGGGTGTTGCTGCTCGCGTTCGCCGTCTCGGCGGTGGCGCTGGCCTCGCTCGGCATCTACGGGTTGATGGCGTACAGCGTGGCGCAGCGGCGCAGGGAGCTGGGCATCCGGCTCGCGCTGGGTGCGATGCCGGCGGACGTGGTGCGGCTGGTGATGAGCCAGGCGCTGCGGATGTGCGCGGTGGGCCTGGGCGTCGGCCTCGCGTTGTCGCTGGCGCTGTCGCAGATGCTGGAGGGAATGCTGTACGGCGTGAGCGCCATGGACCCGGTGACGTTCCTGTCGGTGCCGCTGTTGCTGCTCGCGGTGGTGGCGCTCGCCAGCTGGTTGCCCGCGCGCCGCGCGTCGCAAGTCGCTCCAGGCGTGGCGATGAGCACGGACTGA
- a CDS encoding metallophosphoesterase encodes MASKPTGTAQRQEPEPSPAEPTPRPQPVLSRNETALISDSGTATKPQRHAGMVRWLHPAQLLRTGLDALVAAVFGARADHRLIEAVVRPQVPYFDYSQETSPEGDFWLDYVADTGDGWDPTYTVARLLALPELKLPVRGQPRAGEFDTQRGRVLVMGGDGVYPGASREAYEERLIQPYEAAMRRSSAPSPDLFIIPGNHDWYDGLSAFMRLFCANRWIAGRRTQQSRSYFALKLPQGWWLIGTDVQLNSDIDVPQVEYFRQVAEHMGPEDRVILCNAEPAWILAATQRRKGSYLENNLEYLQEKVLGRRISIFLAGDLHHYRRHEDAAGRQKITAGGGGAFMHPTHAPQAHVLRDGYKLQKSFPDERTSRKLARKNLFLIRYSPLFGLMTGALYLLLALAAYAEVGSLGVSQLGDVVLAVGNSMVSRPWTMVLGLATIGGLIGLADSAFGKWRGLAGTLHGLAHIFAAFFVAWGGTYVAVSGMGICPELTPDGLNCTAGWLHLAGKFAMSSALTFLGGFLVGPFVMGVYLWLSVNVFGAHSNEAFISLALPDWKNFLRLHIGPKGQLTVYPVGIERVPRKWKRTHAGPQAPAYEPDDEKATPPTLIEPPLKI; translated from the coding sequence ATGGCCAGTAAGCCAACCGGGACGGCGCAACGCCAGGAGCCCGAACCCTCCCCCGCCGAGCCCACACCGCGCCCACAGCCGGTGCTCTCGCGAAACGAAACAGCGCTCATCTCCGACAGCGGCACCGCGACGAAGCCCCAGCGTCACGCGGGCATGGTGCGCTGGCTCCACCCCGCCCAGCTCCTGCGCACGGGCCTGGACGCACTCGTCGCCGCCGTGTTCGGCGCACGCGCGGACCATCGCCTCATCGAAGCGGTGGTGCGTCCCCAGGTCCCCTACTTCGACTACTCGCAGGAGACCTCGCCGGAGGGAGACTTCTGGCTCGACTACGTCGCGGACACGGGGGACGGCTGGGACCCCACGTACACCGTGGCGAGGTTGCTCGCGTTGCCGGAGCTCAAGCTCCCCGTGCGAGGACAACCGCGCGCGGGTGAGTTCGACACGCAGCGCGGACGTGTCCTCGTGATGGGCGGAGATGGCGTGTACCCGGGCGCCAGCCGCGAGGCCTATGAAGAGCGATTGATTCAGCCCTACGAGGCGGCCATGCGCCGCTCGAGCGCGCCCAGCCCGGACCTGTTCATCATCCCAGGCAATCACGACTGGTACGACGGCCTGTCCGCCTTCATGCGGCTGTTCTGCGCGAACCGCTGGATTGCTGGCCGCCGCACGCAGCAGAGCCGCAGCTACTTCGCGCTGAAATTGCCCCAGGGCTGGTGGCTCATCGGCACCGACGTACAGCTCAACAGCGACATCGACGTGCCGCAGGTGGAGTACTTCCGCCAGGTGGCGGAGCACATGGGCCCGGAGGACCGGGTCATCCTCTGCAACGCGGAGCCCGCCTGGATTCTGGCGGCCACGCAGCGGCGCAAGGGCAGCTACCTGGAGAACAACTTGGAGTACCTCCAGGAGAAGGTGCTCGGCCGGCGCATCAGCATCTTCCTCGCCGGAGACCTCCACCACTACCGCCGCCACGAGGACGCGGCGGGCCGGCAGAAAATCACCGCGGGCGGCGGCGGCGCGTTCATGCACCCCACCCACGCGCCCCAGGCCCACGTGCTGCGAGACGGCTACAAGCTCCAGAAGAGCTTCCCCGACGAGCGCACGTCCCGGAAGCTGGCGCGAAAGAACCTCTTCCTCATCCGCTACAGCCCGCTGTTCGGATTGATGACGGGTGCGCTGTACCTGCTCCTCGCGCTCGCGGCCTACGCGGAGGTGGGCTCGCTGGGCGTGTCACAGCTCGGCGACGTGGTGCTCGCGGTGGGCAACAGCATGGTGAGCCGCCCGTGGACGATGGTGCTGGGATTGGCCACCATCGGCGGGCTCATCGGCCTGGCGGACTCGGCCTTCGGCAAGTGGCGCGGGCTCGCGGGCACCCTGCACGGACTGGCCCACATCTTCGCGGCCTTCTTCGTCGCCTGGGGAGGCACCTACGTGGCGGTGAGCGGCATGGGCATCTGCCCCGAGCTCACCCCCGATGGGCTCAACTGCACGGCGGGCTGGCTGCACCTGGCGGGCAAATTCGCGATGTCGTCAGCCCTCACCTTCCTGGGCGGCTTCCTGGTGGGGCCCTTCGTCATGGGCGTGTACCTGTGGCTGAGCGTCAACGTATTCGGCGCCCACTCCAACGAGGCGTTCATCTCGCTGGCGCTGCCCGACTGGAAGAACTTCCTGCGCCTGCACATCGGCCCGAAGGGACAGCTCACCGTGTATCCGGTGGGCATCGAGCGGGTGCCGCGAAAGTGGAAGCGCACCCATGCGGGCCCTCAGGCGCCCGCCTATGAGCCGGATGACGAGAAGGCCACGCCTCCCACGCTCATCGAGCCGCCCCTGAAAATCTAG
- a CDS encoding cupin domain-containing protein codes for MSPRLLLSALALTGLGVAHPAWATTPEPSAPSRAAKPGTSDKAAGPAQAEAQAHTRATPNTRPTSATNAAPSTSATPSTHPTSAAQPASATPSTRPTSAAQPTSATNSARPASATNSARPASAAQPTSATTPGTQPTIPMRYHVSTAEAPRHLIAGGKGRATLFLNQATGATAASLTLLELQPGGEVPEHTHDTSVEILYIEDGAADMTVSGQTLRVSKGDAVYIPAGAKHSARVVSPGVPFKAVQVYAGPGPEQRFTQGPRENAPHGQ; via the coding sequence ATGAGTCCACGACTCCTGCTTTCCGCACTGGCCCTCACGGGGCTCGGTGTCGCGCACCCGGCCTGGGCCACCACGCCCGAGCCCTCCGCGCCCTCTCGGGCAGCGAAGCCCGGCACCAGCGACAAGGCCGCAGGCCCTGCCCAGGCGGAGGCGCAAGCACACACCCGCGCCACGCCAAACACGCGGCCCACCAGCGCCACGAACGCTGCGCCGTCCACAAGCGCCACGCCGAGCACGCACCCCACGAGCGCCGCGCAGCCCGCCAGCGCCACGCCGAGCACGCGCCCCACGAGCGCCGCGCAGCCCACCAGCGCCACGAACTCCGCGCGACCCGCCAGCGCCACGAACTCCGCGCGACCCGCCAGCGCCGCGCAGCCCACCAGCGCCACGACCCCAGGCACTCAGCCCACCATCCCCATGCGCTACCACGTCAGCACAGCCGAGGCTCCGCGCCACCTCATCGCCGGAGGCAAGGGCCGCGCGACGCTGTTCCTCAATCAGGCCACGGGCGCCACCGCCGCGTCGCTCACGCTGCTGGAGCTCCAGCCCGGTGGCGAAGTGCCCGAGCACACCCACGACACGAGCGTCGAGATTCTCTACATCGAGGACGGCGCCGCGGACATGACGGTGTCGGGTCAAACGCTGCGCGTGAGCAAGGGTGACGCGGTCTACATCCCCGCGGGCGCGAAGCACTCCGCGAGAGTGGTGTCGCCCGGCGTCCCCTTCAAGGCCGTGCAGGTCTACGCCGGCCCGGGCCCCGAGCAACGCTTCACCCAGGGCCCGAGGGAGAACGCCCCCCATGGCCAGTAA
- a CDS encoding thioesterase family protein — MADLSPKDFPVSIPFTLHWSEMDAFGHANNARTFTWFESARIPYLARIGLTGPSGSGDARAPGGVGPILKATQAEYLRPVVFPARLVACARTSRIGNSSMTLEHAVFGEEDGVLYTKGTAVVVALNYVTHETVPMPSHVRAAIEALEGRTFGT, encoded by the coding sequence ATGGCGGACCTCTCCCCCAAGGACTTCCCCGTGAGCATCCCGTTCACTCTGCACTGGAGTGAAATGGACGCGTTCGGCCACGCGAACAACGCCCGGACCTTCACGTGGTTCGAGTCCGCTCGCATCCCCTACCTCGCGCGCATCGGCCTGACGGGCCCTTCCGGTTCGGGAGACGCACGCGCCCCTGGCGGAGTCGGCCCCATCCTCAAGGCCACGCAGGCCGAGTACCTCCGCCCCGTCGTCTTCCCGGCCCGGCTGGTGGCCTGCGCGCGGACCTCGCGCATCGGCAATTCCTCCATGACGCTGGAGCACGCGGTGTTCGGCGAAGAGGACGGCGTGCTCTACACGAAGGGCACCGCCGTCGTTGTCGCCCTGAACTACGTCACCCACGAAACAGTTCCCATGCCCTCCCACGTGCGCGCCGCCATCGAGGCGCTCGAGGGGCGCACCTTCGGGACATGA